In Salmo salar chromosome ssa15, Ssal_v3.1, whole genome shotgun sequence, one genomic interval encodes:
- the LOC106572639 gene encoding ankyrin repeat domain-containing protein SOWAHC produces MVDVSEESLLDYFYSAGGKVKNSDLMKTYKPFIGHKDMELRAKYREEFKQIIDRIAVVKSENGEKYLVLKKRYRQQKQDSETEPGTDRQASPARPWASAQWDGSGVSSLSSPQMEPDLQPEPAKGAEERKPSQVTWCGRGPSITVTEAPEQEHMQEDQHTERKPSPSVSEEPLVHSNGENELDRDSGSKSESEEQEEECTGSMGSTQVALDPVEKEWIYSAACGCLSDLAQLLQQEPSLANKKDFTSGFTALHWAAKHGKEDMATMMANAGADVNTKSHGGYTPLHIAALHGHRNILELLIGTYDAKENLRDYSGHLACHYLNIREPTEDDRAAPEEIQFPEFHVAQARDRSRNRKLTSLFQSKKKWGSAEELAPVEEERVALAPHQLIVPAFRPRKFSR; encoded by the exons ATGGTTGATGTAAGTGAAGAATCGTTGTTGGATTATTTCTACTCAGCCGGAGGGAAAGTAAAAAATTCAGATTTAATGAAAACATACAAGCCTTTTATTGGTCACAAGGACATGGAGCTGCGTG CCAAATACAGAGAGGAGTTCAAACAGATCATTGACAGGATTGCTGTTGTGAAATCAGAAAAT ggtgAGAAGTATCTAGTTCTGAAGAAGAGATACCGGCAGCAGAAGCAGGACAGTGAGACAGagcctgggacagacagacaggccagccCTGCCAGGCCATGGGCCTCAGCCCAGTGGGATGGGTCAGGGGTCTCGTCTCTCTCCAGCCCCCAGATGGAACCAGACCTCCAGCCTGAACCGGCcaagggggcagaggagaggaagccTTCCCAGGTGACGTGGTGTGGAAGAGGCCCCAGCATTACTGTCACAGAGGCACCCGAGCAGGAGCACATGCAAGAG gatcagcacactgagagAAAACCCTCACCGTCTGTTTCGGAGGAACCCCTTGTGCACAGCAACGGGGAGAATGAGCTAGACAGAGACTCAGGGTCAAAG TCAGAGTCCGAAGAGCAGGAAGAGGAGTGTACGGGCAGTATGGGCTCCACCCAGGTGGCT CTGGACCCTGTGGAGAAGGAATGGATCTACTCTGCTGCGTGTGGCTGTCTCTCTGACCTCGCCCAGCTGCTACAACAGGAGCCCTCCCTGGCCAACAAGAag GACTTCACCTCG GGC TTT ACAGCTCTACACTGGGCAGCCAAACATGGCAAAGAGGACATGGCCACCATGATGGCCAATGCAGGGGCTGACGTCAACACTAAATCT CAT GGG GGCTATACACCCCTGCATATTGCAGCATTGCATGGCCATCGAAACATTTTGGAGCTGCTCATTGGAACATATG ATGCGAAGGAGAACCTCCGGGACTACAGTGGCCATCTTGCATGCCACTACCTGAACATCAGGGAGCCTACAGAGGATGACAGAGCAGCTCCAGAGGAGATAC AATTCCCTGAGTTCCATGTGGCCCAGGCCAGAGACCGCAGCAGGAACAGGAAGTTAACCTCGTTGTTCCAGTCCAAGAAGAAGTGGGGATCAGCGGAGGAGCTAGCCcctgtagaggaggagagggtggcaCTAGCACCCCATCAACTCATCGTCCCCGCATTCAGACCCAGGAAATTCTCACGCTGA